A region from the Onychostoma macrolepis isolate SWU-2019 chromosome 18, ASM1243209v1, whole genome shotgun sequence genome encodes:
- the LOC131524606 gene encoding uncharacterized protein LOC131524606, protein MKLDLSFSVWVLAVGLLPLVRITAGSILGAAVNIELLDQDRSQPVRAHYSAVSSLPCPALDELCNEADCMNQLSSSPLTGALPSPGWCLHQWQKNIPKHHTSALQLGSDRAVPLHSRANLSVRADTNRVNQPPFVALPPPVRVQAACPQEIQVNVMDLDGDAIRCRYKKTELGEFLQLNEETCTLLYEGGAHLGQYSVLIMAEDFPSSDSEAESFSTVPVHLLITVESGAGCSVVPQFTGVSPAGGAVIHVLPFEEVHVNITVDSRVQSVSEIAVIGPPGLFVSPMETGQSFQSSVMLSWVRGPNQFAHLLPVCFAANTQSLQSNIRCIWLQQTQTDPLPPGTELKCKERELQMSLVLPISFLENLHFPDLQLNDPTCPVFYNSTHVTATFPLTGCGTKTMHLGSELLYTNTLRSINPNSTISRVATLILPLACRIPAQQAKGPAFKISIPEEVKTFGAVSFWLEFYLPGKGPMADKTRLPRLCAVHRRACGSRDTLYRPDGHAGPACVLQLLFGSC, encoded by the exons ATGAAGCTGGATCTGAGCTTCAGTGTTTGGGTTCTGGCCGTCGGTTTGCTGCCGTTGGTCCGAATCACTGCCGGATCTATTTTGGGCGCAGCTGTTAACATCGAGCTGCTTGATCAGGACAGATCCCAGCCG GTCAGGGCTCATTACAGTGCGGTGTCCAGTTTGCCCTGTCCAGCCCTGGATGAGCTGTGTAACGAAGCGGACTGCATGAATCAGCTCAGCTCCTCTCCTCTGACAGGAGCTTTACCTTCACCCGGCTGGTGTCTTCATCAGTGGCAGAAGAACATCCCTAAACACCACACGTCTGCTCTTCAGCTCGG ATCCGATAGAGCCGTGCCACTGCATTCACGAGCAAATCTGTCTGTCAGAGCCGACACTAACCGTGTTAACCAGCCTCCGTTTGTGGCTCTTCCTCCTCCAGTCAG GGTACAAGCTGCTTGTCCTCAGGAAATCCAGGTGAATGTGATGGATTTGGATGGAGATGCGATTCGCTGCCGTTATAAGAAGACTGAACTTGGTGAATTTCTGCAGCTTAATGAA GAGACATGTACGCTGCTGTATGAAGGTGGAGCGCATTTGGGTCAATATTCAGTTCTGATCATGGCGGAGGATTTTCCTTCATCTGACAGCGAGGCAGAGTCATTCTCCACTGTACCTGTGCATCTCCTAATAACAG TTGAAAGCGGAGCCGGCTGCTCAGTCGTGCCTCAGTTCACAGGCGTCAgtccagcaggaggcgctgtaATCCACGTTCTGCCCTTTGAGGAGGTTCATGTCAACATTACAGTGGACTCAAGAGTACAGAG TGTGTCTGAAATTGCTGTGATTGGTCCGCCGGGCCTCTTCGTATCACCGATGGAAACAGGACAGAGTTTCCAGAGCTCCGTCATGCTGTCCTGGGTCCGAGGTCCCAATCAGTTCGCCCATCTGCTGCCCGTTTGTTTTGCTGCTAATACTCAGAG CCTGCAGTCTAACATCAGGTGTATATGGCTTCAACAAA CGCAAACAGACCCTTTGCCGCCTGGGACAG AGTTGAAATGTAAGGAGCGCGAGCTTCAGATGTCTTTAGTGCTGCCCATTTCCTTCCTGGAGAACCTGCATTTCCCTGACCTCCAGCTGAATGATCCAACCTGTCCAGTGTTTTATAACTCGACCCACGTCACCGCCACCTTCCCTCTGACAGGCTGCGGAACCAAGACGATG CATTTAGGATCAGAATTGCTGTACACCAACACTTTACGCAGCATTAATCCTAACTCCACTATCAGCCGCGTGGCCACTCTCATTCTGCCGCTCGCCTGCCGGATTCCTGCTCAACAAGCTAAAGGTCCAGCTTTTAAAATCTCCATTCCTGAAGAAGTCAAGACGTTTGGTGCTGTGTCCTTCTGGCTGGAGTTCTACCTTCCTGGAAAGGGTCCTATGGCCGACAAGACGCGTCTGCCACGCTTATGCGCGGTTCACCGCCGGGCGTGCGGCTCGAGAGACACGCTCTACAGACCGGATGGACATGCTGGACCTGCATGTGTTCTCCAACTGCTCTTTGGCTCGTGCTGA